One segment of Panicum virgatum strain AP13 chromosome 1K, P.virgatum_v5, whole genome shotgun sequence DNA contains the following:
- the LOC120647089 gene encoding uncharacterized protein At2g24330-like isoform X2, whose product MDRSSMGSDVGTPRGGLARSSSGVWWNLGDGHASEVERRLRGIAEEEAAVRARMERRHTVRRRIAVTSMNLEVVAVVYGLWKATRRGFSCCKLKLLLPAVAIPAMATLVLAALARFRRSLDARDQQHLDRLRTERKAKIGSFRGSHHNLQKLIEKYDPDSGDGGSGGGSSNNNDAATTTRKQQQQLLKRTHSRLSFHVGEGDE is encoded by the exons ATGGATCGATCATCGATGGGTAGTGATGTTGGGACGCCGAGGGGGGGCCTGGCTCGATCCTCGTCGGGCGTCTGGTGGAATCTGGGCGACGGCCATGCGTCGGAGGTGGAGCGGCGGCTGCGCGGCatcgccgaggaggaggccgccgtcAGGGCCCGCATGGAGAGGCGCCACACCGTGCGCCGCAGGATCGCCGTCACCTCCATGAACCTcgaggtggtggcggtggtgtaCGGCCTGTGGAAGGCCACAAGGCGTGGCTTCAGCTGCTGCAAGCtcaagctgctgctgcctgccgtCGCCATACCCGCCATGGCCACCCTGGTGCTCGCAGCCTTGGCCAGATTCCGGAGAAGCT TGGATGCGCGGGACCAGCAGCATCTGGATCGCCTCCGAACCGAACGCAAGGCAAAGATTGGCAGCTTCAGGGGAAGCCACCACAacttgcagaagctcatcgag AAGTATGATCCCGATAGTGgtgacggcggcagcggcggcggcagcagcaacaacaatgaTGCGGCTACCACTAccaggaagcagcagcagcagctgctcaaGAGGACGCACTCGCGGTTGAGCTTCCATGTGGGAGAGGGAGACGAATGA
- the LOC120647089 gene encoding uncharacterized protein At2g24330-like isoform X1 — protein sequence MRNCLPHHTNRSFALSFILSSGTRKADRQASNSKMDRSSMGSDVGTPRGGLARSSSGVWWNLGDGHASEVERRLRGIAEEEAAVRARMERRHTVRRRIAVTSMNLEVVAVVYGLWKATRRGFSCCKLKLLLPAVAIPAMATLVLAALARFRRSLDARDQQHLDRLRTERKAKIGSFRGSHHNLQKLIEKYDPDSGDGGSGGGSSNNNDAATTTRKQQQQLLKRTHSRLSFHVGEGDE from the exons ATGCGAAACTGTCTTCCCCACCACACTAATCGCTCGTTCGCTCTCTCTTTTATTTTGTCATCAGGAACAAGAAAGGCAGACAGGCAGGCAAGCAACTCCAAGATGGATCGATCATCGATGGGTAGTGATGTTGGGACGCCGAGGGGGGGCCTGGCTCGATCCTCGTCGGGCGTCTGGTGGAATCTGGGCGACGGCCATGCGTCGGAGGTGGAGCGGCGGCTGCGCGGCatcgccgaggaggaggccgccgtcAGGGCCCGCATGGAGAGGCGCCACACCGTGCGCCGCAGGATCGCCGTCACCTCCATGAACCTcgaggtggtggcggtggtgtaCGGCCTGTGGAAGGCCACAAGGCGTGGCTTCAGCTGCTGCAAGCtcaagctgctgctgcctgccgtCGCCATACCCGCCATGGCCACCCTGGTGCTCGCAGCCTTGGCCAGATTCCGGAGAAGCT TGGATGCGCGGGACCAGCAGCATCTGGATCGCCTCCGAACCGAACGCAAGGCAAAGATTGGCAGCTTCAGGGGAAGCCACCACAacttgcagaagctcatcgag AAGTATGATCCCGATAGTGgtgacggcggcagcggcggcggcagcagcaacaacaatgaTGCGGCTACCACTAccaggaagcagcagcagcagctgctcaaGAGGACGCACTCGCGGTTGAGCTTCCATGTGGGAGAGGGAGACGAATGA
- the LOC120647016 gene encoding uncharacterized protein LOC120647016 isoform X2, protein MPFISEKELLVSSYAEKNIEPHSGTSGFTICSEETEKEDVTGGFCFVKISPELSFLSPSELVVEGGKDTSEQKLLELDKKDGNNVAVNSEEVLLSMSLDNTAEPDYGTEGFSLHPQDSNMMEVPAVTNIFSATPESNHPASLDSNDAQTCDAHLPEQEGQEDFLDPLVVDSFEDSFATSEFLSRSAGAEMTEVLGGVKEGLSEGASNHQNDVVSPSADGGDAENALSYSVSVELIPEPNIMEALQNEVNMTEILRGGTFPAQENHNDFSFDERTSMIIPNVKPAENYTDYARSSELIPEINMIETLNIGKEATAPLEHEVSSNYDISLKAPDVGNGVEKFDNWSFGPVVDASESLQAAQGFSNVQSENDFAFGFQGPERAIVSISQYEVDSLEKNGSDSICADEATMNGDIQGISKSPSQSQVELPGAYVTTDKVNHPEHSRSSSSVLDDNLIELAAGKERSFDPKDENPSNFQETSPYESLSNNLMCASASHTSKKDSVTFSVKGFPDPSLEDVNSFDKISGDEQVNKSPKENALGCEHIVRTQAEVNSIESQGFTETSNCNCTQASESVNEGFFEQEHQGPELVLSQVGMTFFMDEGEETEKCLGSSSTACALETLQVLPVSARSEEGFLEASKVRELCCTDNKEPKDTKVNDMEEGVQDLDKDHENSP, encoded by the exons ATGCCTTTCATTTCGGAGAAGGAGCTTTTAGTTAGTTCGTATGCAGAAAAAAATATTGAGCCTCATTCAGGTACTTCAGGATTCACCATATGCAGTGAAGAGACTGAGAAAGAGGACGTTACTGGAGGTTTCTGCTTTGTTAAGATCAGTCCTGAGTTGAGCTTCTTATCCCCTTCAGAGTTAGTTGTGGAGGGAGGCAAGGATACCAGCGAGCAAAAATTACTTGAGCTAGACAAAAAGGATGGGAACAATGTAGCTGTCAATTCAGAGGAGGTTTTGTTGAGTATGTCTCTAGACAATACTGCTGAACCAGACTATGGAACTGAAGGTTTCTCTTTGCACCCTCAAGATTCCAATATGATGGAGGTTCCTGCAGTTACCAATATTTTTTCTGCTACTCCTGAATCAAACCACccagcatctctggactccaatGATGCTCAAACATGTGATGCACACTTACCGGAGCAGGAAGGCCAGGAAGATTTTCTGGATCCACTTGTGGTTGATTCTTTTGAGGACTCATTTGCTACATCGGAATTTTTGTCGCGCAGTGCAGGTGCTGAGATGACCGAAGTTCTGGGTGGTGTCAAGGAAGGTTTGTCTGAGGGGGCATCTAACCATCAAAATGATGTTGTCTCTCCTTCAGCAGATGGCGGTGATGCTGAGAATGCATTGAGCTATTCAGTGTCTGTCGAACTCATCCCAGAACCCAACATAATGGAAGCTCTTCAAAATG AGGTAAATATGACCGAAATTCTCAGGGGTGGCACATTTCCTGCACAAGAAAATCATAATGATTTCAGCTTTGATGAGAGGACCTCCATGATAATTCCCAATGTGAAGCCTGCAGAGAACTATACAGACTATGCAAGGTCTTCTGAACTTATTCCAGAAATCAACATGATAGAAACTCTTAACATCGGCAAGGAAGCAACTGCTCCTTTAGAACATGAAGTTTCTTCAAATTATGACATTAGTTTGAAAGCTCCTGATGTAGGCAATGGCGTCGAAAAATTTGACAACTGGTCATTTGGTCCAGTAGTTGATGCATCTGAAAGCTTGCAAGCTGCTCAGGGGTTCTCTAATGTACAATCTGAAAATGATTTTGCATTTGGTTTTCAAGGACCTGAAAGAGCAATTGTTTCCATCTCCCAATATGAGGTTGATAGTTTAGAAAAAAATGGCTCAGATTCTATATGTGCTGATGAAGCAACCATGAATGGTGATATACAAGGTATCAGTAAATCACCATCTCAGTCACAAGTTGAACTCCCTGGGGCCTATGTTACTACAGACAAGGTCAATCATCCAGAGCACTCGAGATCCTCCTCATCTGTTCTTGATGACAATTTGATAGAACTTGCAGCAGGTAAAGAAAGATCTTTTGATCCTAAAGATGAAAATCCATCTAATTTTCAGGAGACATCACCATATGAAAGTCTTTCAAACAATCTGATGTGTGCTTCTGCTTCACATACCAGCAAGAAGGATTCTGTAACATTTTCTGTGAAAGGATTTCCTGATCCTTCACTGGAAGACGTTAATAGTTTTGATAAGATTTCTGGTGATGAACAGGTCAATAAGTCACCAAAGGAAAATGCCCTCGGTTGTGAGCATATAGTCAGAACTCAAGCTGAGGTTAACTCTATTGAAAGTCAGGGTTTCACTGAAACTTCAAATTGTAATTGCACTCAAGCTTCTGAAAGCGTCAATGAAGGGTTTTTCGAGCAAGAACATCAAGGACCAGAATTGGTGCTTAGTCAGGTGGGGATGACCTTCTTCATGGATGAGGGCGAGGAAACTGAGAAGTGTCTTGGTAGTTCCAGCACTGCTTGTGCTTTGGAGACTCTCCAAGTACTGCCTGTAAGTGCTAGAAGTGAAGAAG GTTTCCTTGAGGCAAGTAAAGTGCGTGAGTTGTGTTGCACAGATAATAAGGAACCAAAAGACACTAAAGTTAATGATATGGAAGAGGGCGTTCAAGACTTAGACAAGGACCATGAG AATAGTCCCTAG
- the LOC120647016 gene encoding uncharacterized protein LOC120647016 isoform X1, producing the protein MPFISEKELLVSSYAEKNIEPHSGTSGFTICSEETEKEDVTGGFCFVKISPELSFLSPSELVVEGGKDTSEQKLLELDKKDGNNVAVNSEEVLLSMSLDNTAEPDYGTEGFSLHPQDSNMMEVPAVTNIFSATPESNHPASLDSNDAQTCDAHLPEQEGQEDFLDPLVVDSFEDSFATSEFLSRSAGAEMTEVLGGVKEGLSEGASNHQNDVVSPSADGGDAENALSYSVSVELIPEPNIMEALQNEVNMTEILRGGTFPAQENHNDFSFDERTSMIIPNVKPAENYTDYARSSELIPEINMIETLNIGKEATAPLEHEVSSNYDISLKAPDVGNGVEKFDNWSFGPVVDASESLQAAQGFSNVQSENDFAFGFQGPERAIVSISQYEVDSLEKNGSDSICADEATMNGDIQGISKSPSQSQVELPGAYVTTDKVNHPEHSRSSSSVLDDNLIELAAGKERSFDPKDENPSNFQETSPYESLSNNLMCASASHTSKKDSVTFSVKGFPDPSLEDVNSFDKISGDEQVNKSPKENALGCEHIVRTQAEVNSIESQGFTETSNCNCTQASESVNEGFFEQEHQGPELVLSQVGMTFFMDEGEETEKCLGSSSTACALETLQVLPVSARSEEGFLEASKVRELCCTDNKEPKDTKVNDMEEGVQDLDKDHEHRIVPRSSSGLRLHLLWQKSLLQSFIQKMFFGEICRSVQSTILKIHD; encoded by the exons ATGCCTTTCATTTCGGAGAAGGAGCTTTTAGTTAGTTCGTATGCAGAAAAAAATATTGAGCCTCATTCAGGTACTTCAGGATTCACCATATGCAGTGAAGAGACTGAGAAAGAGGACGTTACTGGAGGTTTCTGCTTTGTTAAGATCAGTCCTGAGTTGAGCTTCTTATCCCCTTCAGAGTTAGTTGTGGAGGGAGGCAAGGATACCAGCGAGCAAAAATTACTTGAGCTAGACAAAAAGGATGGGAACAATGTAGCTGTCAATTCAGAGGAGGTTTTGTTGAGTATGTCTCTAGACAATACTGCTGAACCAGACTATGGAACTGAAGGTTTCTCTTTGCACCCTCAAGATTCCAATATGATGGAGGTTCCTGCAGTTACCAATATTTTTTCTGCTACTCCTGAATCAAACCACccagcatctctggactccaatGATGCTCAAACATGTGATGCACACTTACCGGAGCAGGAAGGCCAGGAAGATTTTCTGGATCCACTTGTGGTTGATTCTTTTGAGGACTCATTTGCTACATCGGAATTTTTGTCGCGCAGTGCAGGTGCTGAGATGACCGAAGTTCTGGGTGGTGTCAAGGAAGGTTTGTCTGAGGGGGCATCTAACCATCAAAATGATGTTGTCTCTCCTTCAGCAGATGGCGGTGATGCTGAGAATGCATTGAGCTATTCAGTGTCTGTCGAACTCATCCCAGAACCCAACATAATGGAAGCTCTTCAAAATG AGGTAAATATGACCGAAATTCTCAGGGGTGGCACATTTCCTGCACAAGAAAATCATAATGATTTCAGCTTTGATGAGAGGACCTCCATGATAATTCCCAATGTGAAGCCTGCAGAGAACTATACAGACTATGCAAGGTCTTCTGAACTTATTCCAGAAATCAACATGATAGAAACTCTTAACATCGGCAAGGAAGCAACTGCTCCTTTAGAACATGAAGTTTCTTCAAATTATGACATTAGTTTGAAAGCTCCTGATGTAGGCAATGGCGTCGAAAAATTTGACAACTGGTCATTTGGTCCAGTAGTTGATGCATCTGAAAGCTTGCAAGCTGCTCAGGGGTTCTCTAATGTACAATCTGAAAATGATTTTGCATTTGGTTTTCAAGGACCTGAAAGAGCAATTGTTTCCATCTCCCAATATGAGGTTGATAGTTTAGAAAAAAATGGCTCAGATTCTATATGTGCTGATGAAGCAACCATGAATGGTGATATACAAGGTATCAGTAAATCACCATCTCAGTCACAAGTTGAACTCCCTGGGGCCTATGTTACTACAGACAAGGTCAATCATCCAGAGCACTCGAGATCCTCCTCATCTGTTCTTGATGACAATTTGATAGAACTTGCAGCAGGTAAAGAAAGATCTTTTGATCCTAAAGATGAAAATCCATCTAATTTTCAGGAGACATCACCATATGAAAGTCTTTCAAACAATCTGATGTGTGCTTCTGCTTCACATACCAGCAAGAAGGATTCTGTAACATTTTCTGTGAAAGGATTTCCTGATCCTTCACTGGAAGACGTTAATAGTTTTGATAAGATTTCTGGTGATGAACAGGTCAATAAGTCACCAAAGGAAAATGCCCTCGGTTGTGAGCATATAGTCAGAACTCAAGCTGAGGTTAACTCTATTGAAAGTCAGGGTTTCACTGAAACTTCAAATTGTAATTGCACTCAAGCTTCTGAAAGCGTCAATGAAGGGTTTTTCGAGCAAGAACATCAAGGACCAGAATTGGTGCTTAGTCAGGTGGGGATGACCTTCTTCATGGATGAGGGCGAGGAAACTGAGAAGTGTCTTGGTAGTTCCAGCACTGCTTGTGCTTTGGAGACTCTCCAAGTACTGCCTGTAAGTGCTAGAAGTGAAGAAG GTTTCCTTGAGGCAAGTAAAGTGCGTGAGTTGTGTTGCACAGATAATAAGGAACCAAAAGACACTAAAGTTAATGATATGGAAGAGGGCGTTCAAGACTTAGACAAGGACCATGAG CACAGAATAGTCCCTAGGTCTTCTTCAGGCTTGAGATTGCACCTGCTCTGGCAGAAAAGCCTTTTGCAAAGCTTTATTCAAAAGATGTTCTTTGGGGAGATTTGCCGATCGGTACAATCAACGATCTTGAAGATTCACGACTAG
- the LOC120647016 gene encoding uncharacterized protein LOC120647016 isoform X3: MPFISEKELLVSSYAEKNIEPHSGTSGFTICSEETEKEDVTGGFCFVKISPELSFLSPSELVVEGGKDTSEQKLLELDKKDGNNVAVNSEEVLLSMSLDNTAEPDYGTEGFSLHPQDSNMMEVPAVTNIFSATPESNHPASLDSNDAQTCDAHLPEQEGQEDFLDPLVVDSFEDSFATSEFLSRSAGAEMTEVLGGVKEGLSEGASNHQNDVVSPSADGGDAENALSYSVSVELIPEPNIMEALQNEVNMTEILRGGTFPAQENHNDFSFDERTSMIIPNVKPAENYTDYARSSELIPEINMIETLNIGKEATAPLEHEVSSNYDISLKAPDVGNGVEKFDNWSFGPVVDASESLQAAQGFSNVQSENDFAFGFQGPERAIVSISQYEVDSLEKNGSDSICADEATMNGDIQGISKSPSQSQVELPGAYVTTDKVNHPEHSRSSSSVLDDNLIELAAGKERSFDPKDENPSNFQETSPYESLSNNLMCASASHTSKKDSVTFSVKGFPDPSLEDVNSFDKISGDEQVNKSPKENALGCEHIVRTQAEVNSIESQGFTETSNCNCTQASESVNEGFFEQEHQGPELVLSQVGMTFFMDEGEETEKCLGSSSTACALETLQVLPVSLRQVKCVSCVAQIIRNQKTLKLMIWKRAFKT; this comes from the exons ATGCCTTTCATTTCGGAGAAGGAGCTTTTAGTTAGTTCGTATGCAGAAAAAAATATTGAGCCTCATTCAGGTACTTCAGGATTCACCATATGCAGTGAAGAGACTGAGAAAGAGGACGTTACTGGAGGTTTCTGCTTTGTTAAGATCAGTCCTGAGTTGAGCTTCTTATCCCCTTCAGAGTTAGTTGTGGAGGGAGGCAAGGATACCAGCGAGCAAAAATTACTTGAGCTAGACAAAAAGGATGGGAACAATGTAGCTGTCAATTCAGAGGAGGTTTTGTTGAGTATGTCTCTAGACAATACTGCTGAACCAGACTATGGAACTGAAGGTTTCTCTTTGCACCCTCAAGATTCCAATATGATGGAGGTTCCTGCAGTTACCAATATTTTTTCTGCTACTCCTGAATCAAACCACccagcatctctggactccaatGATGCTCAAACATGTGATGCACACTTACCGGAGCAGGAAGGCCAGGAAGATTTTCTGGATCCACTTGTGGTTGATTCTTTTGAGGACTCATTTGCTACATCGGAATTTTTGTCGCGCAGTGCAGGTGCTGAGATGACCGAAGTTCTGGGTGGTGTCAAGGAAGGTTTGTCTGAGGGGGCATCTAACCATCAAAATGATGTTGTCTCTCCTTCAGCAGATGGCGGTGATGCTGAGAATGCATTGAGCTATTCAGTGTCTGTCGAACTCATCCCAGAACCCAACATAATGGAAGCTCTTCAAAATG AGGTAAATATGACCGAAATTCTCAGGGGTGGCACATTTCCTGCACAAGAAAATCATAATGATTTCAGCTTTGATGAGAGGACCTCCATGATAATTCCCAATGTGAAGCCTGCAGAGAACTATACAGACTATGCAAGGTCTTCTGAACTTATTCCAGAAATCAACATGATAGAAACTCTTAACATCGGCAAGGAAGCAACTGCTCCTTTAGAACATGAAGTTTCTTCAAATTATGACATTAGTTTGAAAGCTCCTGATGTAGGCAATGGCGTCGAAAAATTTGACAACTGGTCATTTGGTCCAGTAGTTGATGCATCTGAAAGCTTGCAAGCTGCTCAGGGGTTCTCTAATGTACAATCTGAAAATGATTTTGCATTTGGTTTTCAAGGACCTGAAAGAGCAATTGTTTCCATCTCCCAATATGAGGTTGATAGTTTAGAAAAAAATGGCTCAGATTCTATATGTGCTGATGAAGCAACCATGAATGGTGATATACAAGGTATCAGTAAATCACCATCTCAGTCACAAGTTGAACTCCCTGGGGCCTATGTTACTACAGACAAGGTCAATCATCCAGAGCACTCGAGATCCTCCTCATCTGTTCTTGATGACAATTTGATAGAACTTGCAGCAGGTAAAGAAAGATCTTTTGATCCTAAAGATGAAAATCCATCTAATTTTCAGGAGACATCACCATATGAAAGTCTTTCAAACAATCTGATGTGTGCTTCTGCTTCACATACCAGCAAGAAGGATTCTGTAACATTTTCTGTGAAAGGATTTCCTGATCCTTCACTGGAAGACGTTAATAGTTTTGATAAGATTTCTGGTGATGAACAGGTCAATAAGTCACCAAAGGAAAATGCCCTCGGTTGTGAGCATATAGTCAGAACTCAAGCTGAGGTTAACTCTATTGAAAGTCAGGGTTTCACTGAAACTTCAAATTGTAATTGCACTCAAGCTTCTGAAAGCGTCAATGAAGGGTTTTTCGAGCAAGAACATCAAGGACCAGAATTGGTGCTTAGTCAGGTGGGGATGACCTTCTTCATGGATGAGGGCGAGGAAACTGAGAAGTGTCTTGGTAGTTCCAGCACTGCTTGTGCTTTGGAGACTCTCCAAGTACTGCCT GTTTCCTTGAGGCAAGTAAAGTGCGTGAGTTGTGTTGCACAGATAATAAGGAACCAAAAGACACTAAAGTTAATGATATGGAAGAGGGCGTTCAAGACTTAG